Genomic segment of Deltaproteobacteria bacterium:
AGCGGTCGCTCTCGGTGATGCCGAAGAACGAGACCAGCCCGACCACGCCGGCGAGCACCGAGGGATCGCCCGCGGGAACGCGCGGCAGCGGCCGGCGCACGCCCTTCGGCTTTCCGGTCGTGCCGGAGGAGTAGAGCATCACCGAGCCCTCGAGCTCCTCGCCGAGCGGGGCGTCCTCGGGCACGTCGGCGAGCAGGTCCTCGAGCGCGAGGAAGCCCTCGATCTCGCCGCCGATCGAGACGCGCGCCCGGAGCTTCGGCGCGCGCGCGGCGACGCGCGTGGCGATCTCGCCGAAGCGCGCGTGCGCGATCAAGAGCTTCGCGTCGCTGTTGTCGACGATGTACTGGATCTCGTCCTCCTGCAGGTGCCAGTTCACCGGCGTGAAGTAGAGCCCGGTGCGGTGGCAGGCCCAGTAGATGTCGAAGAACAGGTCGTCGTTGGCCAGGTACACCGCGACGTTGTCGCCGAACTCGAGCCCGAGCTGGCGCAGCACGTGGCCGATCCGGCGCGAGCGCGCCTCGAGCTGGCCGTAGCTCTCGACGTGCTCGGCGTGGCCGTAGATCAGCGCGGTCTTGTCCGGGTTCTTCCGGGCAAAGGTGGCGACGGTGGTCATGACGTTCGAGTCTCCCTCGCCGCGGCTACGCGGGCTCGCGGCATTCTACCCGAGCGGCCGCTACCCTCGCGCGAATGCCGGAAGCCGCGCGCGATCTGCTCGCGTTCATCGACGCCTCGCCCACGCCGTACCACGCGGTCGCGGAGGCGACGCGGCGGCTGCGCGCCGCGGGCTACGCGGAGTGCGCGGAGCAGGAGCTCTGGAGCCTCGCGCCGGGCGACCGGCGCTTCGTCGTGCGCCACGGCGGAAGCCTGGTGGCGTTCGCGATCGGAAGCGAGTCGCCGGTCGATGCCGGCTTCCGCATCGTCGGCGCGCACACGGACTCGCCGAACCTGCGGCTCAAGCCGTGCTCGGACACATGCGCGCAGGGCTATCGCCAGCTCGCGGTCGAGCCCTACGGGGGACTGCTTCTCCACACCTGGCTCGACCGCGATCTCTCGATCGCCGGCCGCGTGACGCTCCGCGACGGCGGGGCGCTGCTCACGGTCCTGCTCGACTTCGACCGCCCGCTCGCGCGCGTGCCGAGCCTGGCGATCCACCTGAACCGCGACTTGAAAGAGAAGGGCCTGCAGCTGAACGCTCAGACCCATTCGCTTCCGCTCGTGGGTCTGGAGGACGCGCCGGCGCTGGCACCGCTGCTCGCGACCGAGCTCCGCGCGCAGGCCGTCGCCGACGTGGCGCCCGACGCGATCCTGGCCTTCGATCTGATGCTCTACGACGCGCAGCCCGCAGCGATCATTGGCGCGGACGGCGCGCTGCTGGTCGCGCCGCGGCTCGACAACCTGGCCTCGTGTCACGCGGCGGTGTCGGCGCTCGTCCACGACGGCGCACGCATGGACCTGGGCCGCGCGACGCGCGCGATCGTGCTCTACGACCACGAGGAGGTCGGCAGCGAGAGCGTGGAGGGCGCGGGCGGGAATCTGCTGGTCGAGACGCTGGAGCGGATCGTCGCGGCGTTCAAGGGCGGGGCCGCGCAGGGGCTCGCGCGCGCGCGCGCCCGCTCGCGGGTCGTCTCGGCCGACATGGCGCACGCCGTGCACCCGAACTTCGCCGACAAGCACGAGCCCGGGCACAAGCCCGTGCTCGGGCGCGGGCCGGTGATCAAGTCGAACGTGAACCAGTCCTACGCGACCGACGCCGTGACGGCCGCCGAGTTCGCCGAGCTCTGCGCCGGCGCCGGCGTCGTGCCGCAGCGCTTCAGCTCGCGAAACGACCAGCCGTGCGGCTCGACGATCGGGCCGATCACCGCTTCGCGCACGGGAATTCCGACCGTCGACGTCGGAAATCCCATGCTCTCGATGCACTCGTGCCGCGAGCTGGCCGGGACGGCCGACGTGGCGCCGATGATCCGCGTGCTCCAGGCGTTCTTCGCCGGGGCCAGCTAGAGGAGTTCCGCATGTTCCGAGGTCCGAGCCTTCTGCTCGCCGCTCTGCTTCTCGTGACCGCCTGCGGGGGGACGTCGCCCTACGCGATCCAGAGCGACATCGACGCGGGGAACTTCGAAGGCGCGGCGGAAAAACTCGCCAAGCGCCGCGACGCCTACCCGGACGACTTCGACACCCGCTTGAATCTCGCCGACGCCTACTACCAGCTCGCGCGCGAGTCACTGGACGCGAAGAACCAGACCGCGTACGTCGACTACCTGGCCAAGGCGCAGACAGAGGTCCTCGAGGCGGTGCGCATCGATCCGACCTCGCCGCGCCCGCACACCTGGCTCGGCATCATCACCGCGTACCAGGGGGATCTCGACTCCTCCGAGACCAGCTTCAAGAACGCGCTGCGGCTGAACCTGGCCGAGCGAATGGAGCTGCGCGCCGGGACGTACTACTCGAACATCGCACACATCTCGGTGTATCAGGGCAAGCTCGGCGACGCGCGCCGCTATCTCGACAAGGGCGTGAAGAACGGCGCGCCGCAGGACGAGATCGACCGCATCTCGGTTCTCGCCGCCTGGAAGGCCAACGACATGGTCGAGGCGCGCGCCGACTTCAACAGCGCGATCGTGCTGAGCCCCGCGTTCGGCGCGACCTGGGACGGCGCGCCGCTGCCGCAGCCGATGAAGACCTTCGAGGACTTCGCCGCGACCTGCTGCTCGAATCCGACCTGCGGACCCTACATGGAGGGCGCGTGCAAGCGCTCGAAGCAGAACATCGTGCGGCGCGAGGTCGACCTCGACACGCTAAGCGAGGAGCGCAAGCTCGAGGTCGAGCGCCAGACGAAGCTCCGCGAGATCTACAAGCGGCGCAAGGACGTCTCGATCACCGTCGAGGAGGCGCCGGCGGCCACGCCCGCGCCTGCGCCGAGCGACTCAGCCCCGAAGCGCTGACTCCACCGCAGCGTGCACGATCTTCCCGTCGCGGGTCACGAGCGTGCCGCTGGTGATCTCGTCGGCCAGGTCGAGCTGCAGCTCGCCCTTCTTCAGCACGTGGAGCAGGAAGTTCTGGAAGTTGCGCGAGAGCATCTGGCTCGCGTGCAGGGGGACGCTCGCGGGAACGTTCAGCGGCGCGAGCACGCGCACCCCCCCGTGCTCGACGGTCTCGCCCGGCTTGGTGAGCGCGCAGTTGCCGCCCTGATCGGCGGCCAGGTCGACCACGACCGAGCCCGGCCGCATCAGCGCGACCTGCTCGGCGCTGAGCAGGATCGGCGCGCGGCGGCCTGGCACCAGCGCGGAGCAGAGGATCGCGTCGGCCTCGCCGATGTGCTTGCCGAGCGCCTCGCGCTGCCGCGCCTGCTGCTCGGGCGTGAGCTCGGTGGCGTAGCCGCCCTTGGTCTCGCCGCCGCTCTGGATCGCCTCGTGCGCGACGAAGCGCGCGCCGAGGCTCTCGACCTGCTCCTTCACCGCGGGTCGGATGTCGAAGGCCTCGACCACCGCGCCCAGCCGCCGCGCGGTCGCGATCGCCTGCAAGCCCGCGACGCCGACGCCCAGGATCAGGAAGCGCGCGGGCTTCAGCGTCCCGGCGGCCGTCATCAGGAGGGGCACCATCTTCGGCAGCGCGGCGGCCGCGATCAGCACGCCCTTGTAGCCCGCGATCGTGCTCATCGACGAGAGCACGTCCATCGCCTGCGCGCGCGTGATTCGCGGCAGCAGGTCGAGCGAGAAGCCGGTCACGGATTTCTCGGCCAGACGCCGGACGGTGTCGCCGTTCTGGAACGGCTGCAGGATCGCGACCAGGACCGCGCCGGTGCGCAGCGATGCGATCTCCGCTTCCGAGGGCGGCTGGATCTTCAGGACCAGGTCGCTTCCGGCCAGGACCTCCCCCGCGTCGGCGGCGATCCGCGCGCCCGCAGCCGTGTAGGCCGCGTCCGAAAAGTCGACCGAGGCGCTGCGCGCCCTCTCGATCACGACCTCGTTGCCCTGCTCGACGAGCTTCTTGGCCGACTCGGGGACGAGCGCGATGCGCCGCTCTCCGGCCGCGGACTCGCGGGGCACGCCGATCTTCACGAATCACCCTCCTCTACGCGGGCGCCGGCCCGCGCGGCGCAGGCACCGTAGCCGGGTTCAGTAGTACGGGCAACGCGTCCGGTGGCGCGGTCGGGCCTTGTAGGAGGGCTCGCCGCCGCGCCGCCAGAGCCAGTCGTCCAGGTCCCGCGCGCAGACCGAGGGGCTGCGCGCGCGCAGGCTCGCGACCATCTGCTCGACCGCGTCGACCGCGCAGGCCCGGATCTCGACCTCTTCGGCCGATCCGGCCGGGATCAGCTCCTCCGCGTCGATCCGCGCGACGAGCGACGGCTCGAAGCGGAGCACGCCGTCCAGGCGCAGCACGTGCGGCACCAGGTTGTCGGCGAAGAGCGTCAGGTCGGCCAGGTCGCG
This window contains:
- a CDS encoding M18 family aminopeptidase, giving the protein MPEAARDLLAFIDASPTPYHAVAEATRRLRAAGYAECAEQELWSLAPGDRRFVVRHGGSLVAFAIGSESPVDAGFRIVGAHTDSPNLRLKPCSDTCAQGYRQLAVEPYGGLLLHTWLDRDLSIAGRVTLRDGGALLTVLLDFDRPLARVPSLAIHLNRDLKEKGLQLNAQTHSLPLVGLEDAPALAPLLATELRAQAVADVAPDAILAFDLMLYDAQPAAIIGADGALLVAPRLDNLASCHAAVSALVHDGARMDLGRATRAIVLYDHEEVGSESVEGAGGNLLVETLERIVAAFKGGAAQGLARARARSRVVSADMAHAVHPNFADKHEPGHKPVLGRGPVIKSNVNQSYATDAVTAAEFAELCAGAGVVPQRFSSRNDQPCGSTIGPITASRTGIPTVDVGNPMLSMHSCRELAGTADVAPMIRVLQAFFAGAS
- a CDS encoding NAD(P) transhydrogenase subunit alpha gives rise to the protein MKIGVPRESAAGERRIALVPESAKKLVEQGNEVVIERARSASVDFSDAAYTAAGARIAADAGEVLAGSDLVLKIQPPSEAEIASLRTGAVLVAILQPFQNGDTVRRLAEKSVTGFSLDLLPRITRAQAMDVLSSMSTIAGYKGVLIAAAALPKMVPLLMTAAGTLKPARFLILGVGVAGLQAIATARRLGAVVEAFDIRPAVKEQVESLGARFVAHEAIQSGGETKGGYATELTPEQQARQREALGKHIGEADAILCSALVPGRRAPILLSAEQVALMRPGSVVVDLAADQGGNCALTKPGETVEHGGVRVLAPLNVPASVPLHASQMLSRNFQNFLLHVLKKGELQLDLADEITSGTLVTRDGKIVHAAVESALRG